Proteins encoded together in one Gadus chalcogrammus isolate NIFS_2021 chromosome 18, NIFS_Gcha_1.0, whole genome shotgun sequence window:
- the LOC130371533 gene encoding diacylglycerol lipase-beta-like gives MPGMVAFGRRWGIASDDLVLPGAFELFLRVIWWIGTLVLYSLHKGSFDCPGGGVLHGYLVVLLVLLALVILSLCAIIYVSAQGTITNPGPRRSIPVLVYLRALLYLPEIVWACLGAIWASADSQGCDPATVGAVIAAVVASWILLLSTGLGVVFVFDPLGDSRPRPPAPEQLGVRDLESSEGSQFLSTARSVATQVWESRLRLLCCCLPQDESHRAAFSSIAQLVSGFFSDTDLVPSDIAAGLALLHQEQDKMAHHRDPDDILAHSPSSPIEAELEVELGQAAHCMQFAAAAYGWPMYIYSNPLTGPCKLSGDCCRSQAAEYDIVGGDHLGCHFSSVLLSTGLGYRDFIYVSFHNQIYEIPFFVALDHKREAILVAVRGTLSLKDVLTDLSADCENLPVDGVSGTCYAHKGMSQAARYIYRKLVNDGILNQAFAIAPEYKLVITGHSLGGGTASLLAVLLRHSFPNLQCYAFSPPGGLLSKALADYSKDFVVSVVLGKDLVPRLSIPNMEDLKRRILKMVSNCNKPKYRILLQGCWYEVFGGEPDDSPTELEHQRLEEELSQPLLGEESLLVRHSTSYQSLASDDSPAHAATHLPLFLPGRVLYLTEDGPSRRSCFAQVRYRAEWSSEAAFRSVLISPRMMADHMPDAVLRALRSLTADRPFNLCPSSSSLGNNHHYVI, from the exons ATGCCGGGCATGGTGGCCTTCGGTCGCCGGTGGGGGATCGCCAGCGACGACCTCGTCCTGCCCGGGGCCTTCGAGCTGTTCCTCCGAGTGATCTG GTGGATCGGAACCCTCGTCCTGTACAGCCTGCACAAAGGCAGCTTCGACTGCCCCGGCGGGGGGGTGCTTCACGGCTacctggtggtgctgctggtcctACTCGCTCTGGTCATCCTGTCGCTGTGTGCCATCATCTACGTCAGTGCTCAAG GTACCATTACCAACCCGGGCCCCAGGCGGTCCATCCCGGTGCTGGTGTACCTGCGAGCGCTGCTCTATCTCCCGGAGATCGTGTGGGCGTGTCTCGGGGCTATCTGGGCGTCGGCTGACAGCCAAGGCTGCGACCCCGCCACGGTGGGGGCCGTCATCGCTGCGGTCGTAGCGAG CTGGATCCTGCTGCTCTCCACGGGGCTGGGCGTGGTGTTTGTCTTCGACCCGCTGGGCGACTCCCGGCCGCGGCCGCCCGCCCCGGAGCAGCTGGGCGTGCGGGACCTGGAGAGCAGCGAGGGCAGCCAGTTCCTGTCCACGGCGCGCTCGGTGGCCACCCAGGTGTGGGAGAGCCGGCTGCGCCTGCTGTGCTGCTGCCTGCCGCAGGACGAGAGCCACCGGGCGGCCTTCTCCAGCATCGCTCAGCTCGTCAGCGGCTTCTTCTCT GACACAGACCTGGTGCCCAGTGACATTGCGGCTGGACTGGCTCTACTTCACCAGGAGCAAGACAAGATGGCGCACCACCGAGATCCGGACGACATTCTGGCCCatagcccctcctcccccatt GAGGCCGaactggaggtggagctggggcAGGCCGCCCACTGCATGCAGTTCGCTGCCGCGGCATATGGCTGGCCCATGTACATCTACTCCAACCCCCTCACTGGCCCCTGCAAGCTCAGCGGAGACTG CTGCAGGAGCCAGGCGGCGGAGTACGACATCGTGGGTGGAGATCACCTGGGCTGTCACTTCTCTTCCGTGCTGCTCAGCACTGGCCTGGGCTACAGGGACTTCATCTACGTCAGCTTCCACAACCAG ATCTACGAGATCCCCTTCTTTGTGGCCCTGGATCATAAGAGGGAAGCTATACTGGTGGCTGTCCGTGGAACGCTGTCACTAAAG GACGTCCTCACAGACCTGTCGGCCGACTGTGAGAACCTGCCAGTGGACGGGGTCTCTGGGACCTGCTACGCCCACAAG GGCATGTCCCAGGCCGCCCGCTACATCTACAGGAAGCTAGTCAACGACGGCATCCTCAACCAGGCCTTCGCCATCGCCCCG GAGTACAAGCTGGTCATTACCGGCCACAGCCTGGGAGGGGGCACCGCCTCTCTGCTGGCCGTCCTCTTGCGTCACTCCTTCCCCAACCTGCAGTGCTACGCCTTCTCGCCACCAGGGGGACTGCTGAG TAAAGCCCTGGCCGATTATTCAAAGGACTTTGTGGTTTCTGTTGTGCTGGGGAAGGACCTAGTGCCCAG ACTCAGCATTCCTAACATGGAAGACTTGAAGAGGAGAATCCTCAAAATGGTGTCAAACTGCAACAAACCAAAG taccGTATCCTGCTGCAGGGCTGCTGGTACGAGGTGTTCGGGGGGGAGCCCGACGACTCGCCCACGGAGCTGGAGCACCagcggctggaggaggagctgagccaGCCGCTCCTGGGGGAGGAGTCTCTGCTGGTGCGCCACTCCACGTCCTATCAGAGCCTGGCCTCCGACGACTCCCCCGCCCACGCCGCCACCCACCTGCCCCTCTTCCTGCCCGGCCGCGTGCTGTACCTGACGGAGGACGGGCCCTCCCGCAG gtcCTGTTTCGCCCAGGTCCGGTACCGTGCCGAGTGGTCCAGCGAGGCGGCGTTCCGCAGCGTCCTCATCAGCCCCCGGATGATGGCCGACCACATGCCGGACGCCGTGCTCCGTGCGCTGCGCAGCCTCACCGCCGACCGGCCCTTCAACCTCTGCCCATCCTCCTCGTCACTCGGCAACAACCACCACTACGTCATCTGA